Proteins from a genomic interval of Methanobacteriaceae archaeon:
- a CDS encoding DHH family phosphoesterase, whose translation MLNKGDEACQVLKEHLEKGSIIRIISHNDADGISAAGVAANAISQEDGQYHISIVPRLRDSFIQKLTKERYQLFFFCDMGSAYLDSISRIKGDIIIADHHQPMEFETKENITHVNPHLFGVDGSKEVSASGVTYLTVRGMEKQSLAPMALAGAFGDMQYYDGFLGINKFILDEGLEYGSVEMHKDLKIASKNEEPLYKALAYSFSPILPGLSGDLEASMAFLEKLGVSYGVKFSDLGPEERDILKDELLRINPEIFSDVYSNPKEKPTLRDIEDYSRILDACGKNKKYGLGLGICLGEKSDALDVALDLQRKYRQNLVNGLSWIKREGSNVMENIQYLYAEEKARKSVMGTIASIALSMETLDPELPILAFSRMDNLVKVSSRTTRPMVEKGVDLGQALKDASSSFGGTGGGHDIAAGAMVSFKEMDNFLNLVDEIVGYQLAQ comes from the coding sequence TTGTTAAATAAAGGTGATGAAGCCTGCCAGGTCCTCAAAGAGCATCTGGAAAAAGGAAGCATTATTAGGATCATATCCCACAATGATGCAGACGGCATATCTGCCGCGGGAGTGGCAGCCAATGCCATATCCCAAGAAGATGGCCAGTACCACATTAGTATCGTTCCCCGTTTAAGGGACAGTTTTATTCAAAAACTGACCAAGGAACGATACCAGCTTTTCTTTTTTTGTGATATGGGTAGTGCCTATTTAGATTCAATTTCTCGGATAAAAGGAGATATAATCATTGCCGACCATCACCAGCCCATGGAATTTGAAACTAAAGAAAATATAACCCATGTTAACCCCCACTTATTCGGAGTAGATGGTAGTAAAGAAGTTAGTGCTTCTGGAGTTACTTATTTAACTGTTCGAGGAATGGAAAAACAATCCCTGGCCCCCATGGCCTTAGCCGGTGCTTTTGGTGACATGCAGTACTATGATGGTTTTTTAGGTATTAATAAGTTCATACTGGATGAAGGATTAGAATATGGTTCTGTAGAAATGCATAAAGATTTAAAAATTGCTTCTAAAAATGAAGAACCACTTTACAAAGCTCTAGCTTATAGTTTCAGTCCAATTCTTCCCGGATTATCCGGAGATTTAGAAGCGTCCATGGCATTTTTAGAAAAACTGGGAGTTTCTTATGGAGTTAAATTTTCTGATTTAGGCCCTGAAGAGCGAGATATCCTTAAAGATGAATTATTGCGTATCAATCCTGAAATTTTCTCTGATGTCTATAGTAATCCTAAAGAAAAACCAACTTTAAGAGACATTGAGGATTATTCGAGGATTTTAGATGCTTGTGGAAAAAACAAGAAGTATGGTCTTGGTTTGGGAATTTGTCTGGGTGAAAAGAGCGATGCACTGGATGTAGCCCTTGATCTACAGCGAAAATACCGGCAAAATCTAGTTAATGGATTGAGCTGGATAAAGAGAGAAGGCTCCAATGTAATGGAGAACATCCAATATCTTTACGCTGAAGAAAAAGCTCGAAAAAGTGTTATGGGAACCATTGCCAGTATAGCACTATCAATGGAAACTTTAGACCCTGAGCTACCAATTCTGGCATTCTCCCGAATGGATAACTTGGTCAAAGTATCTAGTAGAACTACTCGTCCCATGGTAGAAAAAGGTGTAGACCTTGGACAGGCCTTAAAAGATGCTTCTAGTAGCTTTGGTGGTACTGGAGGCGGACACGACATAGCGGCAGGAGCTATGGTTTCTTTCAAGGAAATGGATAATTTTTTGAATCTAGTTGATGAAATAGTTGGTTATCAGCTGGCACAGTGA
- a CDS encoding 30S ribosomal protein S15: MANKPDWVEYSNEEIEELILKLTKEGNSTSKIGIILRDQYGIPNVKLVTGDKITQILEKHGQKPEYPEDIMNLIRKAVNIRDHLQENHKDLHTKRGLQIIESQIRRLGRYYVREGVMPEGWRYDPQKAALLVK, translated from the coding sequence ATGGCAAATAAACCTGATTGGGTAGAATACTCCAATGAAGAAATTGAAGAATTAATATTAAAACTGACTAAAGAAGGAAACTCCACCAGTAAAATTGGTATCATCTTAAGAGACCAATACGGTATCCCTAATGTTAAATTAGTCACCGGTGATAAAATTACTCAAATTTTGGAAAAACACGGCCAAAAGCCAGAATATCCAGAAGACATAATGAACCTCATTAGAAAAGCAGTTAACATAAGGGACCACTTACAAGAAAACCATAAAGATTTGCACACCAAACGTGGATTACAGATTATTGAATCCCAAATCCGACGTCTTGGAAGGTACTATGTCCGAGAAGGCGTAATGCCAGAAGGATGGAGATATGACCCACAAAAAGCAGCACTCCTTGTTAAATAA
- a CDS encoding XTP/dITP diphosphatase produces MKVTFITGNQHKVEEAEKIFEKFGIQLKHVDLGYPELQGTLEEVARYGAQHVANRLGEPVIVEDAGLFIKSLKWFPGPYSAHVQDTIGNSGILKLMENVKDRYAEFRSVVGYSAPNAEPEIFLGAVKGHISTKEKGNYGFAFDPLFYSEEKRKTFGELTTLEKNEFSHRRRSLEQFAIWYKSQK; encoded by the coding sequence ATGAAGGTAACATTTATAACTGGTAACCAACACAAAGTAGAAGAAGCAGAAAAAATATTCGAGAAGTTTGGCATACAACTAAAACATGTTGACCTGGGCTATCCAGAACTTCAGGGAACCCTGGAGGAAGTGGCCCGGTACGGCGCACAACATGTTGCCAATCGTCTGGGAGAACCCGTTATTGTTGAAGATGCGGGACTGTTCATAAAATCTTTGAAATGGTTTCCAGGACCATATTCTGCCCATGTGCAGGATACAATTGGAAATTCTGGTATTTTAAAGCTAATGGAAAATGTTAAAGACCGATATGCCGAGTTCAGGTCGGTGGTTGGGTACAGTGCCCCCAATGCCGAGCCCGAGATTTTTTTAGGTGCGGTTAAAGGACATATTTCTACAAAAGAGAAAGGAAATTACGGTTTTGCTTTCGATCCACTGTTCTATTCAGAAGAGAAACGAAAGACCTTTGGTGAACTTACTACTCTCGAAAAAAATGAGTTTTCTCATCGTAGAAGATCATTAGAGCAGTTTGCTATATGGTACAAGTCTCAGAAATAA